A genomic window from Thermodesulfobacteriota bacterium includes:
- the pilM gene encoding type IV pilus assembly protein PilM, translating into MIFFPKKDIIAIDIGSSSVKLLELQEIKNGYQLKNVGIGFLPPGTIVDGALKDQSAVTNIIKNLVSNLDIKTKNVATSISGHSVIIKNISLPVMSENELEESIKWEAEQYIPFEIDDVNIDFQILGENPEDKTQMNVLLVAAKQDIINDYIKVIKEAGLNAVVMDVDSFALENMFEINYPYNEGEVIALVDIGASILNMTILKNGMSVFTRDISIGGNKITAEIQKRKDISYEEAELLKIGGQVKEIDYREIEDVVTEASLSLATEIQRSMDFFWATFADERINKIYLSGGCSKSIELKRLIEDRVADIPVEVVNPFAGIDFSEKAFDSEYLEYIAPLMAVGVGLALRRAGDK; encoded by the coding sequence ATGATTTTCTTTCCAAAGAAGGACATTATTGCCATAGATATAGGTTCCAGCTCTGTTAAACTATTGGAACTTCAGGAAATCAAAAATGGCTATCAGCTAAAGAATGTGGGGATTGGCTTCCTGCCTCCAGGTACTATTGTCGATGGAGCCTTAAAGGACCAGAGCGCTGTTACCAATATCATCAAAAATTTAGTGTCGAATCTTGACATAAAAACTAAAAATGTAGCCACTTCAATATCCGGACACTCTGTAATCATTAAAAATATATCTCTGCCCGTTATGAGTGAGAATGAGCTTGAGGAATCAATTAAATGGGAAGCAGAACAGTACATTCCCTTTGAGATTGATGATGTGAATATTGATTTTCAGATACTGGGAGAAAACCCCGAAGACAAGACTCAAATGAATGTACTCCTGGTAGCTGCTAAACAGGACATTATTAACGATTACATTAAGGTAATAAAAGAAGCCGGGTTGAATGCCGTTGTGATGGATGTTGATTCCTTTGCCTTAGAGAATATGTTTGAAATAAATTATCCATATAATGAAGGTGAGGTAATAGCCCTTGTTGATATTGGTGCCAGTATTTTGAACATGACTATTCTTAAAAATGGTATGTCTGTTTTTACACGAGATATATCTATTGGGGGCAATAAGATTACTGCGGAGATTCAAAAGAGGAAGGATATTAGCTACGAGGAAGCCGAACTTCTGAAGATAGGTGGACAGGTCAAGGAGATCGACTATAGAGAGATAGAGGATGTTGTTACGGAGGCATCTCTCTCACTGGCTACAGAGATTCAAAGGTCTATGGACTTTTTCTGGGCAACCTTTGCAGATGAACGCATCAATAAGATATATCTGAGCGGAGGATGCTCAAAGAGCATTGAATTAAAAAGACTCATAGAGGATAGGGTAGCAGATATTCCTGTAGAGGTAGTAAACCCATTTGCAGGTATTGATTTTAGTGAAAAGGCTTTTGACTCAGAATACCTTGAATACATCGCTCCGCTGATGGCTGTGGGTGTAGGTTTGGCATTAAGACGGGCTG
- a CDS encoding septum formation initiator family protein has product MRRKKKIDKKYLLILLLLILVMIFFTTFRERGIIHIYRLSKERDQIKALNNNIEEQNRNLKTKIYSLKKDRSYIEGIARQGLGLAKEDEIIYQFKSPKNPRNENLNNKKKVKKGIRNES; this is encoded by the coding sequence ATGAGGCGTAAAAAGAAGATAGATAAGAAATACCTGCTTATTTTACTATTATTAATTCTTGTCATGATATTCTTCACCACCTTCAGGGAACGGGGAATTATCCATATTTACCGTTTATCTAAAGAGAGGGATCAGATAAAGGCACTTAATAATAATATCGAGGAACAAAACCGTAATTTAAAAACAAAGATTTATTCTCTGAAGAAAGACAGAAGTTACATAGAAGGGATAGCCCGACAGGGGCTGGGGTTAGCCAAAGAAGATGAGATTATTTACCAGTTTAAAAGTCCAAAGAATCCAAGGAATGAAAACCTTAATAACAAAAAAAAAGTTAAAAAAGGAATTAGAAATGAATCTTGA
- the larE gene encoding ATP-dependent sacrificial sulfur transferase LarE — MIDIIDEKFERLKEIIRGMGSVLVAFSGGVDSTFLLKVAHDELGDKVLALTGLSPTYPEYEFEDAQRLASEIGVRHLIVQTNELEMPDFYKNTRRRCYYCKKELFGICMKKAEDFQLDWVADGTNYVDREDFRPGMEAAREIGIRSPLLEAMFTKDEIRKLSRRLHLSIWDKPSFACLSSRFPYGTEITYELLNKVGKCERFLRDMGFKQFRVRYHKEIARIEADLQEMPRFYDKNTMLKIVTKFKEFGFTYITLDLEGYRTGKMNEA; from the coding sequence ATGATTGATATAATAGATGAAAAGTTTGAAAGGCTGAAAGAGATAATCAGGGGTATGGGCTCTGTACTGGTTGCATTTTCCGGAGGGGTAGACAGCACCTTCTTACTAAAGGTTGCCCATGACGAATTGGGAGACAAAGTCTTAGCCCTAACCGGACTTTCTCCTACCTACCCGGAGTATGAATTTGAAGATGCCCAGAGACTGGCTTCAGAGATAGGTGTCAGACACTTGATTGTCCAAACCAATGAATTAGAGATGCCGGATTTCTATAAAAATACCAGGAGGAGATGCTATTACTGCAAAAAGGAACTGTTTGGAATATGTATGAAGAAGGCTGAGGATTTCCAGTTAGACTGGGTAGCAGACGGAACAAACTATGTTGATCGGGAAGATTTCCGACCTGGTATGGAAGCGGCAAGAGAGATAGGAATTCGCAGCCCCCTTTTAGAAGCCATGTTTACAAAGGATGAAATCAGAAAATTGAGCAGAAGACTACATCTTTCTATCTGGGACAAGCCTTCTTTTGCCTGTCTGTCATCCCGGTTCCCTTATGGAACAGAAATTACCTATGAACTGTTAAACAAGGTCGGTAAGTGTGAAAGATTCTTAAGGGACATGGGTTTTAAACAGTTTCGCGTAAGATACCACAAAGAGATTGCTAGAATTGAGGCTGATCTTCAGGAGATGCCCAGGTTCTATGATAAAAACACCATGCTCAAGATAGTAACCAAGTTTAAGGAATTCGGATTTACGTATATTACTTTGGACTTAGAGGGATACAGAACAGGGAAAATGAATGAGGCGTAA
- a CDS encoding HAD family hydrolase, whose translation MRIYREVKLVIYDCDGVMFESRRANLAYYNFILDKFGKPPIDEKDPLLTHIAHTHTSKQVIDILFKEDTRLSEAHKFTSRLDYTPYLQYMEIEPGLIEMLELLKDNYYVAIATNRGITLQTILRRFDLEKYFQYSVTSLDVKMPKPHPECLLKIMDHFKLPEEAALYIGDSEIDMETAKNGGVGFIAYKNSLYTPLKIMTHLELKCILGL comes from the coding sequence TTGAGGATTTACAGGGAAGTAAAGCTTGTTATCTATGATTGTGACGGGGTTATGTTTGAAAGCAGAAGGGCAAACCTGGCATATTACAATTTTATACTTGATAAATTTGGAAAGCCCCCTATAGATGAAAAAGATCCCCTTTTGACCCATATTGCCCATACCCATACGAGTAAACAGGTAATAGACATTCTCTTTAAAGAAGATACAAGACTGAGTGAGGCACATAAATTTACGAGCCGTCTTGACTATACCCCTTATTTGCAGTACATGGAAATAGAACCAGGGCTTATTGAAATGCTGGAGTTGCTGAAAGACAACTATTATGTAGCTATTGCTACCAACAGGGGCATCACTTTACAGACTATCCTCCGCCGTTTTGACCTCGAGAAGTATTTCCAGTATTCGGTTACATCCCTGGATGTGAAGATGCCCAAACCTCATCCCGAATGTCTTTTGAAAATCATGGATCATTTTAAATTACCTGAAGAGGCAGCTTTGTATATAGGAGATTCTGAGATAGACATGGAAACAGCTAAAAATGGGGGAGTAGGGTTTATTGCGTATAAAAATAGCTTATATACTCCTTTGAAGATAATGACCCATCTGGAGCTTAAATGTATCCTTGGGTTATAG
- a CDS encoding NAD-dependent epimerase/dehydratase family protein, whose product MKVLLTGGAGFIGSHVSDMLIDKGHEVIVIDNLSSGKEENLNPKAVLYKEDIRDSVIKEIMERERTEAVIHHAAQVNVRDSVEDPLYDMDINIGGTLNLLENSIKNGVKKFIFASTGGAIYGEQSCFPADETHPTKPLSPYGITKLTCEKYLYYYHKTYGLNYVSLRYSNVYGPRQDPYGEAGVVAIFSQKMLAGDQPVINGSGEQTRDYVFVEDVARANILTLQRDVFGEFNIGTGIETTVNSLFAEIKTLAESKVKAVHGEAKKGEQFRSVLDWSKAKRELGWEPGVSLKEGLGRTLAFFQG is encoded by the coding sequence GTGAAGGTTTTGCTAACAGGTGGTGCAGGGTTTATCGGTTCACATGTATCTGATATGTTGATTGATAAAGGCCATGAAGTGATTGTAATAGACAACCTCTCATCAGGAAAAGAGGAAAACCTGAATCCAAAGGCTGTATTATACAAGGAAGACATAAGGGATTCGGTTATAAAAGAAATCATGGAAAGGGAGAGAACGGAAGCAGTGATCCATCATGCAGCACAGGTAAATGTCAGAGATTCTGTTGAAGACCCTCTTTATGATATGGATATAAATATTGGCGGTACCTTGAATCTGCTGGAAAATTCTATCAAAAATGGGGTTAAAAAGTTTATCTTTGCTTCTACAGGAGGGGCAATTTATGGTGAACAGAGTTGTTTCCCTGCAGATGAAACCCATCCCACCAAACCTCTAAGCCCTTATGGTATTACCAAATTGACTTGTGAAAAGTATCTCTATTATTATCACAAAACCTATGGTCTAAATTATGTCTCTCTGAGGTACAGTAATGTATACGGGCCAAGACAGGATCCGTATGGGGAAGCCGGGGTTGTTGCAATATTTTCCCAAAAAATGCTGGCAGGGGATCAGCCTGTTATAAATGGAAGTGGAGAACAGACCCGCGATTATGTTTTTGTGGAAGACGTAGCAAGGGCAAACATACTCACTTTACAGAGGGATGTTTTTGGGGAGTTCAATATTGGGACAGGGATAGAAACCACTGTTAACAGTCTGTTTGCAGAGATAAAGACTCTTGCAGAATCTAAAGTTAAAGCTGTCCATGGAGAGGCTAAAAAGGGAGAGCAATTCCGTAGCGTCTTAGACTGGTCAAAGGCTAAAAGAGAGCTTGGATGGGAGCCGGGGGTTTCATTGAAGGAGGGGCTCGGACGAACACTTGCCTTTTTTCAGGGCTAA
- a CDS encoding DUF3842 family protein: MRICVIDGQGGGIGSALIRRLKEEFQERIEIIALGTNSIATSAMMRAKANKGATGENAIVRTVPSADIIIGSLGIVIANSMMGELTPKMAEAISSSPAKKLLLPMLQEKVEIVGVAPEPLPHLVECLVTEKLKEWVNNV; encoded by the coding sequence ATGCGTATATGTGTTATTGACGGACAGGGTGGTGGCATTGGCAGTGCCCTCATCAGGAGATTGAAAGAGGAGTTTCAGGAGAGGATTGAAATAATAGCCCTGGGGACCAATTCAATCGCTACCTCTGCCATGATGAGAGCGAAGGCTAATAAAGGAGCAACAGGTGAGAATGCAATAGTTAGAACAGTTCCTTCAGCCGATATAATCATAGGGTCACTGGGGATAGTTATTGCCAATTCAATGATGGGGGAACTTACGCCAAAGATGGCTGAGGCTATTTCTTCCAGCCCGGCAAAAAAGTTACTCTTGCCTATGTTGCAAGAAAAGGTAGAGATTGTGGGAGTTGCTCCCGAACCCTTACCACATTTGGTAGAGTGCCTGGTAACTGAAAAACTTAAGGAGTGGGTAAACAATGTGTGA
- a CDS encoding CooT family nickel-binding protein has product MCEANAYLERDGEEELILESVDIIEPEDGKVFIRNIFGEQKILNSRIKKISLIDHKILLEEIG; this is encoded by the coding sequence ATGTGTGAAGCTAATGCATATTTGGAACGAGATGGCGAGGAAGAACTAATCCTGGAAAGTGTAGATATTATAGAGCCTGAAGACGGCAAAGTGTTTATCAGGAATATCTTTGGGGAACAGAAAATACTGAACAGCAGGATTAAGAAGATTTCCTTAATTGACCATAAGATACTTCTGGAAGAAATAGGTTAA
- a CDS encoding endonuclease III domain-containing protein, which produces MLQALMLIYQRLYDSFGPRGWWPGDTPFEVIVGAILTQNTSWENVEKAITILKKDKLLHPERLYCIEESVLAEAIRPSGYYNIKARRLKKFMDFLFGEYNGDLSLMFSEGMELLRGKLLGVNGIGEETADSILLYAGCKPVFVVDAYTRRVFARHNFVSDNTSYHEIQNLFMKNLPKDVELYNEYHALIVHLGKNFCKRRPDCTLCPISSPEFFLDRSL; this is translated from the coding sequence TTGCTTCAAGCGTTGATGTTGATTTACCAGAGGCTATATGATTCTTTTGGGCCGCGGGGATGGTGGCCTGGTGATACCCCTTTTGAGGTAATAGTGGGGGCAATACTTACCCAGAACACCTCCTGGGAAAACGTAGAAAAGGCCATTACCATACTTAAAAAGGACAAACTGCTTCACCCGGAGAGATTGTATTGTATCGAAGAATCCGTACTGGCAGAGGCTATCAGGCCATCAGGGTATTACAACATAAAAGCCCGAAGATTAAAAAAATTCATGGATTTTTTATTCGGGGAATACAATGGGGACCTTTCTCTGATGTTCTCTGAAGGCATGGAGCTTCTGAGGGGGAAGCTCCTGGGTGTTAACGGGATAGGTGAAGAGACAGCCGACAGCATACTTCTCTATGCAGGATGCAAACCTGTCTTTGTAGTAGATGCCTATACCAGAAGGGTTTTCGCGCGCCATAATTTTGTTTCCGACAACACCAGCTACCATGAAATCCAGAACCTGTTCATGAAGAACCTGCCTAAAGACGTTGAGCTTTACAATGAGTACCACGCTTTAATAGTCCACCTTGGTAAAAACTTCTGTAAAAGAAGACCAGACTGTACCCTTTGCCCCATTTCGTCACCTGAATTTTTCCTTGACAGATCACTATGA
- a CDS encoding CopG family transcriptional regulator — MDRQNITLSLPKSLLKKAKIIAASKEKSLSEFLRESLEEKVRGANGYKKARGRQLKILKEGLDLGTKGHITTTREEVHGRR; from the coding sequence ATGGACAGACAGAATATAACTCTATCCCTGCCTAAATCATTATTGAAGAAGGCCAAAATAATTGCCGCAAGCAAAGAAAAATCCCTGAGTGAATTCTTAAGAGAATCACTTGAGGAAAAAGTCAGAGGAGCTAATGGTTATAAAAAAGCGAGGGGGAGACAATTAAAAATTCTCAAAGAAGGGCTTGACCTTGGGACAAAAGGACACATTACAACCACGAGGGAAGAAGTTCATGGCAGACGATAA
- a CDS encoding HD domain-containing phosphohydrolase: MKGRKKTEDVTERKQAEEALRRSEMFNRSLVEHLPHLIFIKDRNLVYLSCNANYAHSLGIKPEEIVGKDDFAFYPSELAEKYRADDRTVIDTGKLIDIEEKCQVAGEERWVHTIKVPYRDEQGNIIGVLGIFEDITEHKQVEEERRQNTQKLIKAMESTIEAMATTVEMRDPHTAGHQQRVTSLASAIAREIDLSEDQVRGISLAGIVHDIGKISVPAEILSKPGRLSEIEFSLIKVHPQVGYDILKDIQFPWPIAQTILQHHERMDGSGYPAGLCKEAILLEARILAVADVVEAMASHRPYRAAIGLDGALEEISMNSGILYDADVVGACIRLFKEKGFKFE, from the coding sequence ATGAAAGGCAGGAAAAAGACAGAGGACGTCACCGAGCGCAAACAGGCGGAAGAGGCCCTGCGCAGGAGTGAAATGTTCAATCGCAGTCTGGTAGAGCATCTGCCGCATCTTATCTTTATCAAAGACAGAAACTTGGTCTATCTCTCCTGCAATGCGAACTATGCTCATAGCCTGGGGATTAAACCGGAAGAGATTGTGGGCAAAGACGATTTTGCGTTTTACCCCAGTGAACTGGCTGAAAAATACCGTGCCGACGACAGGACAGTTATAGACACCGGGAAGTTGATTGACATCGAGGAAAAATGCCAGGTTGCCGGTGAGGAGCGATGGGTTCATACGATCAAGGTGCCTTACCGTGACGAGCAGGGCAATATCATTGGTGTACTGGGGATATTTGAGGACATTACCGAGCACAAGCAGGTGGAGGAAGAACGCAGACAGAATACGCAGAAGCTAATAAAGGCTATGGAGTCAACTATTGAAGCCATGGCAACGACAGTTGAAATGCGCGACCCCCATACTGCCGGTCATCAGCAACGGGTAACCAGCCTTGCTTCAGCCATAGCCAGAGAGATAGACCTTTCAGAAGATCAGGTTCGTGGGATTAGCTTAGCAGGGATTGTACACGATATCGGCAAAATTTCTGTGCCGGCAGAGATTCTCAGTAAGCCTGGCCGATTAAGTGAGATCGAGTTCAGTCTGATTAAGGTGCATCCCCAAGTTGGTTACGATATACTGAAGGATATACAATTTCCCTGGCCAATTGCCCAGACCATTCTTCAACATCACGAGAGGATGGATGGATCGGGGTATCCTGCTGGTCTGTGTAAGGAGGCTATCCTGCTGGAAGCACGAATCCTGGCTGTTGCTGATGTTGTTGAAGCCATGGCTTCACACCGGCCTTACCGTGCGGCTATAGGCCTGGATGGAGCGTTGGAGGAAATCTCTATGAACAGCGGTATCCTGTACGATGCGGATGTGGTAGGTGCTTGCATAAGGCTCTTTAAGGAGAAGGGGTTTAAGTTTGAGTAA